In a genomic window of Lepisosteus oculatus isolate fLepOcu1 chromosome 3, fLepOcu1.hap2, whole genome shotgun sequence:
- the LOC102689779 gene encoding G-protein coupled receptor 35-like: MAVALYTNSSSLPNYNTPNATVQPLSFFEECKVIPVGPMIFIIAQAINIVLGLQINLMVLWLLHRNKASFSTSDIFILNLAILDTFFCLMSPVDLLNRLLLNHATVWQVQSVAYGIKDGSPLLLTCICLDRYLAVLHPITFTRFRSQKHRIICAEVLMVIIISYAISYAAGAVKGFHRVFSVMILTIFSIMVFCNLSILWALKRSGPGRDEMHPVKKKAFNMVLIILAIIVFHYFPPVILFPFQNYFSPLVFKCYVHHIAFAFMDLSSSVQPLLYLSRIVRLPCFPD; the protein is encoded by the coding sequence ATGGCAGTTGCTCTCTACACCAACTCAAGCTCTCTGCCCAACTACAACACGCCCAACGCCACAGTCCAGCCGTTGAGTTTCTTCGAGGAGTGCAAAGTCATCCCCGTGGGACCCATGATCTTCATCATCGCACAGGCTATCAACATCGTCCTGGGACTGCAGATCAACCTGATGGTGCTGTGGCTTCTACACAGGAACAAAGCCAGCTTCTCCACCTCTGACATCTTCATCCTGAACCTTGCCATCCTGGACACCTTCTTCTGCCTCATGTCTCCTGTTGACCTGCTCAACAGGTTACTGCTGAATCATGCGACTGTCTGGCAAGTCCAGTCTGTCGCGTACGGTATAAAAGATGGTTCTCCCCTGTTGCTCACTTGTATCTGTCTGGACCGCTACCTAGCAGTGCTGCACCCCATCACCTTCACTAGGTTCAGAAGTCAGAAGCACAGAATCATTTGTGCGGAGGTGCTGATGGTCATTATCATTAGCTATGCCATTTCTTACGCTGCGGGCGCAGTGAAGGGTTTTCACCGTGTGTTCAGTGTTATGATCCTTACAATTTTTTCCATCATGGTGTTCTGTAACCTTTCCATCCTCTGGGCTCTGAAAAGGTCTGGTCCAGGGAGGGATGAGATGCATCCTGTGAAGAAGAAGGCCTTCAACATGGTCCTTATCATTCTGGCCATTATAGTGTTTCATTATTTCCCACCTGTCATTCTTTTCCCTTTCCAGAACTACTTCTCTCCTCTTGTGTTTAAGTGTTATGTTCATCACATTGCGTTTGCCTTCATGGACCTCAGCAGCAGTGTTCAGCCTCTGCTCTATTTGTCGAGAATAGTCAGATTGCCATGTTTTCCTGACTGA